A stretch of the Equus quagga isolate Etosha38 chromosome 9, UCLA_HA_Equagga_1.0, whole genome shotgun sequence genome encodes the following:
- the IRX4 gene encoding iroquois-class homeodomain protein IRX-4 isoform X2 yields the protein MSYPQFGYPYSSAPQFLMTTNSLSTCCESGGRTLADSGPAASAQAPVYCPVYESRLLATARHELNSAAALGVYGGPYGGSQGYGNYVTYGSEASAFYSLNSFDSKDGTGSAHAGLTPAAAAAYYPYEPALGQYPYDRYGTMDSGTRRKNATRETTSTLKAWLQEHRKNPYPTKGEKIMLAIITKMTLTQVSTWFANARRRLKKENKMTWPPRNKCVDEKRPYAEGEEEEGADEDPREEPRKSAKNEEPIGKEEKDLELSDLEDFDALEAEPRDCELKPPFQPLDGSLDRVAAPDGPSAPGKEAPGSLRMPLAAGSGASLDQDLERARSCLRSAAAGPEQQPGVGDGPQVCEAKLGFAPAGATVGLEAKPRIWSLAHTATAAATALSQTEFPSCMLKRQGPIAPAAASSAPASSSPAAPVPAGALDRHQDSPVTSLRNWVDGVFHDPILRHSTLNQAWATAKGALLDPGPLGRTLGASANMLTTPLARAFPPTAPQDAPASSAAKELLALPKASGKPFCA from the exons ATGTCCTACCCGCAGTTTGGATACCCGTACTCCTCTGCGCCCCAG TTCCTGATGACCACTAACTCCCTGAGCACGTGTTGCGAATCGGGTGGCCGGACTCTGGCCGACTCCGGGCCGGCCGCCTCCGCCCAGGCGCCCGTCTACTGCCCGGTCTACGAGAGCCGGCTGCTGGCCACCGCGCGCCACGAGCTCAACTCGGCCGCGGCGCTTGGCGTCTATGGGGGCCCCTACGGAGGCTCTCAGGGCTATGGCAACTACGTGACCTACGGATCCGAGGCGTCCGCCTTCTACTCGCTg AACAGCTTCGACTCCAAGGACGGGACGGGATCTGCGCATGCGGGCCTcacgcccgccgccgccgccgcctacTACCCGTACGAGCCGGCTCTGGGCCAGTACCCATATGACAG GTACGGGACCATGGACAGCGGCACGCGGAGGAAGAACGCCACGCGCGAGACCACCAGCACGCTCAAGGCCTGGCTGCAGGAGCACCGCAAGAACCCCTACCCCACCAAGGGCGAGAAGATCATGCTGGCCATCATCACCAAGATGACCCTCACGCAGGTCTCCACCTGGTTCGCCAACGCGCGCCGGCGCCTCAAGAAGGAGAACAAGATGACATGGCCGCCTAGGAACAAGTGCGTGGACGAGAAGCGGCCCTACGCTgagggcgaggaggaggagggggccgaCGAGGACCCCCGGGAGGAGCCCCGCAAGAGCGCCAAGAACGAAG AGCCCATCGGCAAAGAGGAGAAGGATCTAGAGCTCAGCGATTTGGAGGACTTCGATGCCCTGGAGGCGGAGCCCCGGGACTGCGAGCTGAAACCGCCCTTCCAGCCCCTGGATGGCAGCCTGGACCGAGTCGCCGCACCCGACGGCCCCAGCGCCCCGGGAAAGGAGGCCCCAGGCAGCCTCCGGATGCCCCTGGCTGCCGGTAGTGGGGCCTCCCTGGACCAGGACCTGGAGAGGGCCCGGAGCTGCCTCCGGAGCGCAGCAGCCGGCCCAGAGCAGCAGCCGGGCGTGGGCGATGGCCCGCAGGTCTGCGAGGCCAAGCTGGGCTTTGCGCCCGCTGGGGCCACGGTGGGGCTCGAGGCCAAGCCCCGAATCTGGTCCCTGGCGCACACGGCGACAGCCGCCGCCACTGCCCTGAGCCAGACTGAGTTTCCGTCGTGCATGCTCAAGCGCCAAGGCCCTATCGCTCCTGCTGCCGCCTCGTCGGCGCCTGCTTCGTCCTCGCCTGCGGCCCCGGTCCCCGCTGGTGCCCTGGACAGGCACCAGGACTCCCCAGTAACCAGTCTCAGAAACTGGGTGGACGGGGTCTTTCATGACCCCATCCTCAGGCACAGCACTTTGAACCAGGCCTGGGCCACCGCCAAGGGCGCCCTCCTGGACCCAGGGCCGCTGGGACGCACACTGGGGGCGAGCGCCAACATGCTGACCACGCCCCTGGCGCGGGCCTTCCCTCCCACCGCACCCCAAGATGCCCCTGCCTCCAGCGCTGCCAAGGAGCTGCTGGCCCTGCCCAAGGCCAGCGGGAAGCCCTTCTGCGCCTAA
- the IRX4 gene encoding iroquois-class homeodomain protein IRX-4 isoform X1 yields MEAQGPSLARGCPALPPGPSLPQFLMTTNSLSTCCESGGRTLADSGPAASAQAPVYCPVYESRLLATARHELNSAAALGVYGGPYGGSQGYGNYVTYGSEASAFYSLNSFDSKDGTGSAHAGLTPAAAAAYYPYEPALGQYPYDRYGTMDSGTRRKNATRETTSTLKAWLQEHRKNPYPTKGEKIMLAIITKMTLTQVSTWFANARRRLKKENKMTWPPRNKCVDEKRPYAEGEEEEGADEDPREEPRKSAKNEEPIGKEEKDLELSDLEDFDALEAEPRDCELKPPFQPLDGSLDRVAAPDGPSAPGKEAPGSLRMPLAAGSGASLDQDLERARSCLRSAAAGPEQQPGVGDGPQVCEAKLGFAPAGATVGLEAKPRIWSLAHTATAAATALSQTEFPSCMLKRQGPIAPAAASSAPASSSPAAPVPAGALDRHQDSPVTSLRNWVDGVFHDPILRHSTLNQAWATAKGALLDPGPLGRTLGASANMLTTPLARAFPPTAPQDAPASSAAKELLALPKASGKPFCA; encoded by the exons ATGGAGGCCCAGGGCCCCAGCCTGGCGCGCGGGTGCCCCGCCCTTCCTCCTGGCCCTTCTCTCCCTCAGTTCCTGATGACCACTAACTCCCTGAGCACGTGTTGCGAATCGGGTGGCCGGACTCTGGCCGACTCCGGGCCGGCCGCCTCCGCCCAGGCGCCCGTCTACTGCCCGGTCTACGAGAGCCGGCTGCTGGCCACCGCGCGCCACGAGCTCAACTCGGCCGCGGCGCTTGGCGTCTATGGGGGCCCCTACGGAGGCTCTCAGGGCTATGGCAACTACGTGACCTACGGATCCGAGGCGTCCGCCTTCTACTCGCTg AACAGCTTCGACTCCAAGGACGGGACGGGATCTGCGCATGCGGGCCTcacgcccgccgccgccgccgcctacTACCCGTACGAGCCGGCTCTGGGCCAGTACCCATATGACAG GTACGGGACCATGGACAGCGGCACGCGGAGGAAGAACGCCACGCGCGAGACCACCAGCACGCTCAAGGCCTGGCTGCAGGAGCACCGCAAGAACCCCTACCCCACCAAGGGCGAGAAGATCATGCTGGCCATCATCACCAAGATGACCCTCACGCAGGTCTCCACCTGGTTCGCCAACGCGCGCCGGCGCCTCAAGAAGGAGAACAAGATGACATGGCCGCCTAGGAACAAGTGCGTGGACGAGAAGCGGCCCTACGCTgagggcgaggaggaggagggggccgaCGAGGACCCCCGGGAGGAGCCCCGCAAGAGCGCCAAGAACGAAG AGCCCATCGGCAAAGAGGAGAAGGATCTAGAGCTCAGCGATTTGGAGGACTTCGATGCCCTGGAGGCGGAGCCCCGGGACTGCGAGCTGAAACCGCCCTTCCAGCCCCTGGATGGCAGCCTGGACCGAGTCGCCGCACCCGACGGCCCCAGCGCCCCGGGAAAGGAGGCCCCAGGCAGCCTCCGGATGCCCCTGGCTGCCGGTAGTGGGGCCTCCCTGGACCAGGACCTGGAGAGGGCCCGGAGCTGCCTCCGGAGCGCAGCAGCCGGCCCAGAGCAGCAGCCGGGCGTGGGCGATGGCCCGCAGGTCTGCGAGGCCAAGCTGGGCTTTGCGCCCGCTGGGGCCACGGTGGGGCTCGAGGCCAAGCCCCGAATCTGGTCCCTGGCGCACACGGCGACAGCCGCCGCCACTGCCCTGAGCCAGACTGAGTTTCCGTCGTGCATGCTCAAGCGCCAAGGCCCTATCGCTCCTGCTGCCGCCTCGTCGGCGCCTGCTTCGTCCTCGCCTGCGGCCCCGGTCCCCGCTGGTGCCCTGGACAGGCACCAGGACTCCCCAGTAACCAGTCTCAGAAACTGGGTGGACGGGGTCTTTCATGACCCCATCCTCAGGCACAGCACTTTGAACCAGGCCTGGGCCACCGCCAAGGGCGCCCTCCTGGACCCAGGGCCGCTGGGACGCACACTGGGGGCGAGCGCCAACATGCTGACCACGCCCCTGGCGCGGGCCTTCCCTCCCACCGCACCCCAAGATGCCCCTGCCTCCAGCGCTGCCAAGGAGCTGCTGGCCCTGCCCAAGGCCAGCGGGAAGCCCTTCTGCGCCTAA